One genomic region from Cygnus olor isolate bCygOlo1 chromosome 29, bCygOlo1.pri.v2, whole genome shotgun sequence encodes:
- the MARS1 gene encoding methionine--tRNA ligase, cytoplasmic isoform X1 yields MRLQVAAGGPAALKVVAAAQCAAAPVRLCWSAPAGEAAAGGGGGTRGTGRPRRNPPPPPPPHGLSAPDGPARPAEQPLSPLCSPWVPALQLDSGAVLFSPNAICQYFFLASGQEPTDLTNQWLEWEATELQPVVAAALYAQLVHGKKGLEAAGALGKLLAYIEQSLSGRGTAYLAGDTKSVADVVVWGALFPVLQDEASLSNELQALRTWFQSMTLSEACRKAADSVLMPKGLLEFKSYLQKQPPPCLAMERATSNEPEEEEASERALTEEEITAAADAWARGAAALPKPWHPQKPVLPVEGMRNVLITSALPYVNNVPHLGNIIGCVLSADTFARYCRLRNWNTLYVCGTDEYGTATETKAVEEGLTPREICDKYNAIHADIYRWFDISFDYFGRTTTPHQTAIAQDIFQRLLARGFLLQDTVEQLQCEGCQRFLADRFVEGVCPFCSYEEARGDQCDKCGKLINAVELKKPQCKLCRGAPVVKPTQHLFLDLPKLEEQLEPWLERSWTTGDWTANARYITRSWIRDGLKPRCITRDLKWGTPVPLDGFRDKVFYVWFDAPIGYLSITANYTDQWERWWKNPQQVELYNFMAKDNVPFHSVIFPCSLLGADDNYTLVNHLIATEYLNYEDGKFSKSRGVGVFGDMAKDTGIPADIWRFYLLYLRPEGQDSAFSWSDLMLKNNSELLNNLGNFINRAGMFVCKFFGGIVPDMVLTADDKRLLARVTLELRQYHQLLEKVRIRDALRCILSISRHGNQYIQVNEPWKRIKGNEEDRQRAGTVTGVAVNMASLLAVMLQPYMPSVSVAIQGQLCIPPECFVLSPIFTCTLPPGHRVGAVSPLFQKLENDQIEALRKRFGGGQPEDPNVVRQAKPTPPASDPVPAPASGTVVAPGDPQLIQELTEQVAKQGNHVRQLKANKAEKAQVDSEVAKLLELKKQLALAEGKSPEVLVPKGKRKK; encoded by the exons ATGCGGCTGCAggtggcggcgggcggccccgcggcgctgaAGGTGGTGGCGGCCGCTCAGTGCGCCGCCGCCCCGGTGCGGCTCTGCTGGAGCGCCCCGGCAGGTGAGGCCgccgctgggggggggggggg gacccGCGGCACCGGGAGGCCGCGCcgtaaccccccccccccccccccgcctcacGGCCTGTCCGCCCCTGACGGGCCCGCCCGTCCCGCAGAGCAGCCCCTGTCGCCGCTGTGCTCCCCGTGGGTGCCCGCCCTGCAGCTGGACAGCGGCGCCGTCCTCTTCTCCCCCAACGCCATCTGCCA GTACTTCTTCCTGGCCAGCGGACAGGAGCCGACCGACCTCACCAACCAGTGGCTGGAGTGGGAGGCCACGGAGCTGCAG CCGGTCGTGGCGGCGGCCTTGTACGCGCAGCTGGTGCACGGCAAGAAGGGGCTGGAGGCGGCGGGGGccctggggaagctgctggcTTACATCGAGCAGAGCTTGTCTGGGAGAGGCACCGCTTACCTTGCCGGG GATACCAAGTCGGTGGCTGACGTGGTTGTGTGGGGAGCCCTGTTCCCTGTGCTCCAGGATGAGGCCAGCCTGTCAA ACGAGCTGCAGGCGCTGAGAACCTGGTTCCAGAGTATGACGCTCTCAGAGGCCTGCAGGAAAGCCGCTGACTCAGTGCTGATGCCCAAGGGGCTCCTGGAGTTCAAGTCCTACCTGCAGAAGCAGCCTCCACCTTGCCTGGCCATGGAGAGAGCCACCAGTAACGAGCCTGAG GAGGAAGAAGCTTCTGAGCGGGCCCTGACGGAGGAGGAaatcacagctgctgcagatgcCTGGGCCCGTGGTGCTGCGGCACTGCCCAAGCCCTGGCATCCGCAGAAACCTGT gTTGCCTGTGGAGGGCATGAGAAACGTCCTGATCACCAGCGCCCTGCCCTACGTGAACAACGTGCCTCACCTTGGTAATATCATCGGCTGCGTTCTCAGCGCTGACACCTTCGCTAG GTACTGTCGCCTGCGGAACTGGAACACGCTCTACGTGTGCGGCACGGACGAGTACGGCACGGCCACTGAGACTAAGGCAGTGGAAGAGGGGCTGACTCCTCGGGAGATCTGTGACAAGTACAACGCTATCCACGCTGACATCTACCGCTGGTTCGACATCTCCTTCGACTACTTTGGCCGCACCACCACACCTCACCAGACCGC gATTGCCCAGGACATCTTTCAGCGCCTGCTGGCCCGTGGTTTCCTGCTGCAAGACACCgtggagcagctgcagtgtgAGGGCTGCCAGCGATTCCTGGCTGACCGCTTTGTGGAGGGCGTCTGCCCCTTCTGCAGCTACGAGGAGGCCCGGGGGGACCAGTGTGATAAATGCGGCAAACTCATCAATGCTGTGGAACTGAAG AAGCCCCAGTGCAAGCTTTGCAGGGGCGCCCCTGTGGTAAAGCCCACCCAGCACCTCTTCCTAGACCTTCCCAAG ctggaggagcagctggaaCCGTGGCTGGAGCGCTCCTGGACCACCGGGGACTGGACAGCCAACGCTCGCTACATCACTCGCTCCTGGATCCGGGATGGGCTCAAGCCCCGCTGTATCACCCGTGACCTGAAGTGGGGCACGCCTGTGCCTCTCGATGGCTTCCGTGACAAG gTGTTCTACGTGTGGTTCGACGCTCCCATCGGCTACTTGTCCATCACGGCCAACTACACGGACCAGTGGGAGAGGTGGTGGAAGAACCCCCAGCAG GTTGAGCTGTACAACTTCATGGCCAAGGACAACGTCCCCTTCCACAGCGTCATATTTCCTTGCTCGCTCCTGGGTGCTGACGACAACTACACCCTGGTGAACCACCTCATTGCTACAG agTACCTGAACTATGAGGACGGGAAGTTCTCCAAGAGCAGAGGCGTGGGGGTGTTCGGGGACATGGCCAAGGACACGGGCATCCCAGCGGACATCTGGCGCTTCTACCTGCTGTACCTGCGGCCTGAGGGGCAGGACAGCGCCTTCTCCTGGAGCGACCTCATGCTCAAGAACAACTCAGAGCTGCTGAACAACCTGGGGAACTTCATCAACAG AGCTGGCATGTTTGTGTGCAAGTTCTTTGGTGGCATTGTCCCTGACATGGTCCTGACAGCCGATGACAAGAGGCTCCTGGCTCGCGTCACCCTGGAGCTGCGCCAGTACCACCAGCTGCTGGAGAAAGTCCG cattcGTGATGCCCTGCGATGCATCCTCAGCATCTCTCGCCATGGCAATCAGTACATCCAGGTGAACGAGCCCTGGAAGAGGATTAAGGGCAACGAGGAAGACAG GCAGCGTGCAGGCACAGTGACCGGTGTGGCGGTGAACATGGCCTCCCTGCTGGCCGTCATGCTGCAGCCCTACATGCCCAGCGTCAGCGTGGCCATCCAGGGGCAGCTCTGCATCCCCCCGGAGTGCTTTGTCCTGAGCCCCATCTTCACCTGCACCTTGCCCCCCGGGCACCGTGTGGGCGCG GTGAGTCCCCTTTTCCAGAAGCTGGAGAACGACCAGATTGAAGCCCTCCGCAAGCGATTTGGGGGAGGGCAG cctGAAGACCCCAATGTAGTACGTCAG GCTAAGCCAACCCCTCCAGCCTCAGAccctgttccagctccagcctctGGGACTGTTGTGGCTCCAGGTGACCCCCAGCTGATCCAGGAGCTGACAGAACAGGTAGCCAAGCAG GGCAACCATGTGCGGCAGCtgaaggccaacaaggcagaGAAGGCACAGGTTGACAGTGAGGTGGCCAAACTGCTGGAACTGAAGAAACAGCTGGCACTAGCAGAGGGCAAAAGTCCCGAAGTCCTCGTACCGAAGGGGAAACGGAAGAAATAG
- the MARS1 gene encoding methionine--tRNA ligase, cytoplasmic isoform X7, translating into MRLQVAAGGPAALKVVAAAQCAAAPVRLCWSAPAEQPLSPLCSPWVPALQLDSGAVLFSPNAICQYFFLASGQEPTDLTNQWLEWEATELQPVVAAALYAQLVHGKKGLEAAGALGKLLAYIEQSLSGRGTAYLAGDTKSVADVVVWGALFPVLQDEASLSNELQALRTWFQSMTLSEACRKAADSVLMPKGLLEFKSYLQKQPPPCLAMERATSNEPEEEEASERALTEEEITAAADAWARGAAALPKPWHPQKPVLPVEGMRNVLITSALPYVNNVPHLGNIIGCVLSADTFARYCRLRNWNTLYVCGTDEYGTATETKAVEEGLTPREICDKYNAIHADIYRWFDISFDYFGRTTTPHQTAIAQDIFQRLLARGFLLQDTVEQLQCEGCQRFLADRFVEGVCPFCSYEEARGDQCDKCGKLINAVELKKPQCKLCRGAPVVKPTQHLFLDLPKLEEQLEPWLERSWTTGDWTANARYITRSWIRDGLKPRCITRDLKWGTPVPLDGFRDKVFYVWFDAPIGYLSITANYTDQWERWWKNPQQVELYNFMAKDNVPFHSVIFPCSLLGADDNYTLVNHLIATEYLNYEDGKFSKSRGVGVFGDMAKDTGIPADIWRFYLLYLRPEGQDSAFSWSDLMLKNNSELLNNLGNFINRAGMFVCKFFGGIVPDMVLTADDKRLLARVTLELRQYHQLLEKVRIRDALRCILSISRHGNQYIQVNEPWKRIKGNEEDRQRAGTVTGVAVNMASLLAVMLQPYMPSVSVAIQGQLCIPPECFVLSPIFTCTLPPGHRVGAVSPLFQKLENDQIEALRKRFGGGQAKPTPPASDPVPAPASGTVVAPGDPQLIQELTEQVAKQGNHVRQLKANKAEKAQVDSEVAKLLELKKQLALAEGKSPEVLVPKGKRKK; encoded by the exons ATGCGGCTGCAggtggcggcgggcggccccgcggcgctgaAGGTGGTGGCGGCCGCTCAGTGCGCCGCCGCCCCGGTGCGGCTCTGCTGGAGCGCCCCGGCAG AGCAGCCCCTGTCGCCGCTGTGCTCCCCGTGGGTGCCCGCCCTGCAGCTGGACAGCGGCGCCGTCCTCTTCTCCCCCAACGCCATCTGCCA GTACTTCTTCCTGGCCAGCGGACAGGAGCCGACCGACCTCACCAACCAGTGGCTGGAGTGGGAGGCCACGGAGCTGCAG CCGGTCGTGGCGGCGGCCTTGTACGCGCAGCTGGTGCACGGCAAGAAGGGGCTGGAGGCGGCGGGGGccctggggaagctgctggcTTACATCGAGCAGAGCTTGTCTGGGAGAGGCACCGCTTACCTTGCCGGG GATACCAAGTCGGTGGCTGACGTGGTTGTGTGGGGAGCCCTGTTCCCTGTGCTCCAGGATGAGGCCAGCCTGTCAA ACGAGCTGCAGGCGCTGAGAACCTGGTTCCAGAGTATGACGCTCTCAGAGGCCTGCAGGAAAGCCGCTGACTCAGTGCTGATGCCCAAGGGGCTCCTGGAGTTCAAGTCCTACCTGCAGAAGCAGCCTCCACCTTGCCTGGCCATGGAGAGAGCCACCAGTAACGAGCCTGAG GAGGAAGAAGCTTCTGAGCGGGCCCTGACGGAGGAGGAaatcacagctgctgcagatgcCTGGGCCCGTGGTGCTGCGGCACTGCCCAAGCCCTGGCATCCGCAGAAACCTGT gTTGCCTGTGGAGGGCATGAGAAACGTCCTGATCACCAGCGCCCTGCCCTACGTGAACAACGTGCCTCACCTTGGTAATATCATCGGCTGCGTTCTCAGCGCTGACACCTTCGCTAG GTACTGTCGCCTGCGGAACTGGAACACGCTCTACGTGTGCGGCACGGACGAGTACGGCACGGCCACTGAGACTAAGGCAGTGGAAGAGGGGCTGACTCCTCGGGAGATCTGTGACAAGTACAACGCTATCCACGCTGACATCTACCGCTGGTTCGACATCTCCTTCGACTACTTTGGCCGCACCACCACACCTCACCAGACCGC gATTGCCCAGGACATCTTTCAGCGCCTGCTGGCCCGTGGTTTCCTGCTGCAAGACACCgtggagcagctgcagtgtgAGGGCTGCCAGCGATTCCTGGCTGACCGCTTTGTGGAGGGCGTCTGCCCCTTCTGCAGCTACGAGGAGGCCCGGGGGGACCAGTGTGATAAATGCGGCAAACTCATCAATGCTGTGGAACTGAAG AAGCCCCAGTGCAAGCTTTGCAGGGGCGCCCCTGTGGTAAAGCCCACCCAGCACCTCTTCCTAGACCTTCCCAAG ctggaggagcagctggaaCCGTGGCTGGAGCGCTCCTGGACCACCGGGGACTGGACAGCCAACGCTCGCTACATCACTCGCTCCTGGATCCGGGATGGGCTCAAGCCCCGCTGTATCACCCGTGACCTGAAGTGGGGCACGCCTGTGCCTCTCGATGGCTTCCGTGACAAG gTGTTCTACGTGTGGTTCGACGCTCCCATCGGCTACTTGTCCATCACGGCCAACTACACGGACCAGTGGGAGAGGTGGTGGAAGAACCCCCAGCAG GTTGAGCTGTACAACTTCATGGCCAAGGACAACGTCCCCTTCCACAGCGTCATATTTCCTTGCTCGCTCCTGGGTGCTGACGACAACTACACCCTGGTGAACCACCTCATTGCTACAG agTACCTGAACTATGAGGACGGGAAGTTCTCCAAGAGCAGAGGCGTGGGGGTGTTCGGGGACATGGCCAAGGACACGGGCATCCCAGCGGACATCTGGCGCTTCTACCTGCTGTACCTGCGGCCTGAGGGGCAGGACAGCGCCTTCTCCTGGAGCGACCTCATGCTCAAGAACAACTCAGAGCTGCTGAACAACCTGGGGAACTTCATCAACAG AGCTGGCATGTTTGTGTGCAAGTTCTTTGGTGGCATTGTCCCTGACATGGTCCTGACAGCCGATGACAAGAGGCTCCTGGCTCGCGTCACCCTGGAGCTGCGCCAGTACCACCAGCTGCTGGAGAAAGTCCG cattcGTGATGCCCTGCGATGCATCCTCAGCATCTCTCGCCATGGCAATCAGTACATCCAGGTGAACGAGCCCTGGAAGAGGATTAAGGGCAACGAGGAAGACAG GCAGCGTGCAGGCACAGTGACCGGTGTGGCGGTGAACATGGCCTCCCTGCTGGCCGTCATGCTGCAGCCCTACATGCCCAGCGTCAGCGTGGCCATCCAGGGGCAGCTCTGCATCCCCCCGGAGTGCTTTGTCCTGAGCCCCATCTTCACCTGCACCTTGCCCCCCGGGCACCGTGTGGGCGCG GTGAGTCCCCTTTTCCAGAAGCTGGAGAACGACCAGATTGAAGCCCTCCGCAAGCGATTTGGGGGAGGGCAG GCTAAGCCAACCCCTCCAGCCTCAGAccctgttccagctccagcctctGGGACTGTTGTGGCTCCAGGTGACCCCCAGCTGATCCAGGAGCTGACAGAACAGGTAGCCAAGCAG GGCAACCATGTGCGGCAGCtgaaggccaacaaggcagaGAAGGCACAGGTTGACAGTGAGGTGGCCAAACTGCTGGAACTGAAGAAACAGCTGGCACTAGCAGAGGGCAAAAGTCCCGAAGTCCTCGTACCGAAGGGGAAACGGAAGAAATAG
- the MARS1 gene encoding methionine--tRNA ligase, cytoplasmic isoform X2: MRLQVAAGGPAALKVVAAAQCAAAPVRLCWSAPAGEAAAGGGGGTRGTGRPRRNPPPPPPPHGLSAPDGPARPAEQPLSPLCSPWVPALQLDSGAVLFSPNAICQYFFLASGQEPTDLTNQWLEWEATELQPVVAAALYAQLVHGKKGLEAAGALGKLLAYIEQSLSGRGTAYLAGDTKSVADVVVWGALFPVLQDEASLSNELQALRTWFQSMTLSEACRKAADSVLMPKGLLEFKSYLQKQPPPCLAMERATSNEPEEEEASERALTEEEITAAADAWARGAAALPKPWHPQKPVLPVEGMRNVLITSALPYVNNVPHLGNIIGCVLSADTFARYCRLRNWNTLYVCGTDEYGTATETKAVEEGLTPREICDKYNAIHADIYRWFDISFDYFGRTTTPHQTAIAQDIFQRLLARGFLLQDTVEQLQCEGCQRFLADRFVEGVCPFCSYEEARGDQCDKCGKLINAVELKKPQCKLCRGAPVVKPTQHLFLDLPKLEEQLEPWLERSWTTGDWTANARYITRSWIRDGLKPRCITRDLKWGTPVPLDGFRDKVFYVWFDAPIGYLSITANYTDQWERWWKNPQQVELYNFMAKDNVPFHSVIFPCSLLGADDNYTLVNHLIATEYLNYEDGKFSKSRGVGVFGDMAKDTGIPADIWRFYLLYLRPEGQDSAFSWSDLMLKNNSELLNNLGNFINRAGMFVCKFFGGIVPDMVLTADDKRLLARVTLELRQYHQLLEKVRIRDALRCILSISRHGNQYIQVNEPWKRIKGNEEDRQRAGTVTGVAVNMASLLAVMLQPYMPSVSVAIQGQLCIPPECFVLSPIFTCTLPPGHRVGAVSPLFQKLENDQIEALRKRFGGGQAKPTPPASDPVPAPASGTVVAPGDPQLIQELTEQVAKQGNHVRQLKANKAEKAQVDSEVAKLLELKKQLALAEGKSPEVLVPKGKRKK; encoded by the exons ATGCGGCTGCAggtggcggcgggcggccccgcggcgctgaAGGTGGTGGCGGCCGCTCAGTGCGCCGCCGCCCCGGTGCGGCTCTGCTGGAGCGCCCCGGCAGGTGAGGCCgccgctgggggggggggggg gacccGCGGCACCGGGAGGCCGCGCcgtaaccccccccccccccccccgcctcacGGCCTGTCCGCCCCTGACGGGCCCGCCCGTCCCGCAGAGCAGCCCCTGTCGCCGCTGTGCTCCCCGTGGGTGCCCGCCCTGCAGCTGGACAGCGGCGCCGTCCTCTTCTCCCCCAACGCCATCTGCCA GTACTTCTTCCTGGCCAGCGGACAGGAGCCGACCGACCTCACCAACCAGTGGCTGGAGTGGGAGGCCACGGAGCTGCAG CCGGTCGTGGCGGCGGCCTTGTACGCGCAGCTGGTGCACGGCAAGAAGGGGCTGGAGGCGGCGGGGGccctggggaagctgctggcTTACATCGAGCAGAGCTTGTCTGGGAGAGGCACCGCTTACCTTGCCGGG GATACCAAGTCGGTGGCTGACGTGGTTGTGTGGGGAGCCCTGTTCCCTGTGCTCCAGGATGAGGCCAGCCTGTCAA ACGAGCTGCAGGCGCTGAGAACCTGGTTCCAGAGTATGACGCTCTCAGAGGCCTGCAGGAAAGCCGCTGACTCAGTGCTGATGCCCAAGGGGCTCCTGGAGTTCAAGTCCTACCTGCAGAAGCAGCCTCCACCTTGCCTGGCCATGGAGAGAGCCACCAGTAACGAGCCTGAG GAGGAAGAAGCTTCTGAGCGGGCCCTGACGGAGGAGGAaatcacagctgctgcagatgcCTGGGCCCGTGGTGCTGCGGCACTGCCCAAGCCCTGGCATCCGCAGAAACCTGT gTTGCCTGTGGAGGGCATGAGAAACGTCCTGATCACCAGCGCCCTGCCCTACGTGAACAACGTGCCTCACCTTGGTAATATCATCGGCTGCGTTCTCAGCGCTGACACCTTCGCTAG GTACTGTCGCCTGCGGAACTGGAACACGCTCTACGTGTGCGGCACGGACGAGTACGGCACGGCCACTGAGACTAAGGCAGTGGAAGAGGGGCTGACTCCTCGGGAGATCTGTGACAAGTACAACGCTATCCACGCTGACATCTACCGCTGGTTCGACATCTCCTTCGACTACTTTGGCCGCACCACCACACCTCACCAGACCGC gATTGCCCAGGACATCTTTCAGCGCCTGCTGGCCCGTGGTTTCCTGCTGCAAGACACCgtggagcagctgcagtgtgAGGGCTGCCAGCGATTCCTGGCTGACCGCTTTGTGGAGGGCGTCTGCCCCTTCTGCAGCTACGAGGAGGCCCGGGGGGACCAGTGTGATAAATGCGGCAAACTCATCAATGCTGTGGAACTGAAG AAGCCCCAGTGCAAGCTTTGCAGGGGCGCCCCTGTGGTAAAGCCCACCCAGCACCTCTTCCTAGACCTTCCCAAG ctggaggagcagctggaaCCGTGGCTGGAGCGCTCCTGGACCACCGGGGACTGGACAGCCAACGCTCGCTACATCACTCGCTCCTGGATCCGGGATGGGCTCAAGCCCCGCTGTATCACCCGTGACCTGAAGTGGGGCACGCCTGTGCCTCTCGATGGCTTCCGTGACAAG gTGTTCTACGTGTGGTTCGACGCTCCCATCGGCTACTTGTCCATCACGGCCAACTACACGGACCAGTGGGAGAGGTGGTGGAAGAACCCCCAGCAG GTTGAGCTGTACAACTTCATGGCCAAGGACAACGTCCCCTTCCACAGCGTCATATTTCCTTGCTCGCTCCTGGGTGCTGACGACAACTACACCCTGGTGAACCACCTCATTGCTACAG agTACCTGAACTATGAGGACGGGAAGTTCTCCAAGAGCAGAGGCGTGGGGGTGTTCGGGGACATGGCCAAGGACACGGGCATCCCAGCGGACATCTGGCGCTTCTACCTGCTGTACCTGCGGCCTGAGGGGCAGGACAGCGCCTTCTCCTGGAGCGACCTCATGCTCAAGAACAACTCAGAGCTGCTGAACAACCTGGGGAACTTCATCAACAG AGCTGGCATGTTTGTGTGCAAGTTCTTTGGTGGCATTGTCCCTGACATGGTCCTGACAGCCGATGACAAGAGGCTCCTGGCTCGCGTCACCCTGGAGCTGCGCCAGTACCACCAGCTGCTGGAGAAAGTCCG cattcGTGATGCCCTGCGATGCATCCTCAGCATCTCTCGCCATGGCAATCAGTACATCCAGGTGAACGAGCCCTGGAAGAGGATTAAGGGCAACGAGGAAGACAG GCAGCGTGCAGGCACAGTGACCGGTGTGGCGGTGAACATGGCCTCCCTGCTGGCCGTCATGCTGCAGCCCTACATGCCCAGCGTCAGCGTGGCCATCCAGGGGCAGCTCTGCATCCCCCCGGAGTGCTTTGTCCTGAGCCCCATCTTCACCTGCACCTTGCCCCCCGGGCACCGTGTGGGCGCG GTGAGTCCCCTTTTCCAGAAGCTGGAGAACGACCAGATTGAAGCCCTCCGCAAGCGATTTGGGGGAGGGCAG GCTAAGCCAACCCCTCCAGCCTCAGAccctgttccagctccagcctctGGGACTGTTGTGGCTCCAGGTGACCCCCAGCTGATCCAGGAGCTGACAGAACAGGTAGCCAAGCAG GGCAACCATGTGCGGCAGCtgaaggccaacaaggcagaGAAGGCACAGGTTGACAGTGAGGTGGCCAAACTGCTGGAACTGAAGAAACAGCTGGCACTAGCAGAGGGCAAAAGTCCCGAAGTCCTCGTACCGAAGGGGAAACGGAAGAAATAG